The sequence below is a genomic window from Monodelphis domestica isolate mMonDom1 chromosome 2, mMonDom1.pri, whole genome shotgun sequence.
atcagagaattttgtaGCAAGGTCTTCTTCCccatttaaaatctttactttttctGCTAACTGTATTGATTTTATAGCTGAAAATTTTTCATTTcaggaaaattaaattatttcttttacccGTTGTTATCACTGTAGCACTTAATGGGGTATGAATGTTTCCCATCACTGCCAATTTGTTTTCCTTGCTCATCTCCATTTTTCCTTATTGGGAGAAAAAAGTCCAAGGCATCAACCTAAATTGGACCTATTCTTAGCTCTGGGGCACTTCCCTTTCTCTGGCTGGACAAATCTTCAGAGAAGACTCCCTGTCCCCCTTTAGGGGTTTCTGGAACACAGCAGATGATTAATACATTCCAAAGAACTGTCTAAGGGACCCTGTGAAGGAGGGCTGGTTGTGAGGCTTGAAGCATCAGAAAGAGAAGCCCTCTTGGCTGGAGAATAAGCAAACACttgcctcatttctcaaacatcaAACCCACAGATCTGCATGAGTGTCCAATTTTAGACCAAGGGAGTTAGAAACAGCGAGAGTTGCTTTTGGTTTCAGTTTCTCTTGTCCCTCCCACCCCTGCCTTTTTACTATAAGTAAGAGAAACATATTGAAAAACGACCCagaaaagcaagaagagaaagaagagggaagagaaagggaaccTGGGAGAACATCCCTGAACAGTTTAGGTTGAAGCCTCGGGAAACAGGTATGAGCTatttccaagttttcttttttccttcctacatCTTTCCCCCGGGGTTCGAAGTTGTTTCTCAGGATTAAAGCCCAGGGGGAAGAGATAAGGAATTGGCTTGAACAAAACATGCTCATTTTCCTGGGTTTATCCAAACCCCTCCCTCTGGTCTCACACAATTATTTGGAAGCCCGACATTGGCCCTTGGTTGTGTGTTCTGGACGTAGCATGACTCGCCCTCCTTCAGGAAGAGGAATTGCTGAGGTTGACAGGTTATTCTATTGAATATGGTGCCATTCCTCAGAAGACAGAGGACAAGCTTCTAAAAAGGACTTGACTCTGGGGAGCCATATGGGAGAACTGGTTCCGGTTCTGGTCCCTCCTCTTCTAATTGTCTgatcctttccccattttctcttCAATAAAAGGATAGACAATACATTAGTGGTGTCCAGGCAGGGGATGAAATCGCATGATTTCTTAAGATTTCATATAGATGTTAAGTTAGTGATTCTCAGCTGAGTGATGCAGAAACCACATATGAATTAGATTTCCTGCATTCGGGCTCTGTTCTTCTATCACCGGGCAATCATAGTGGCAGGGAGATCAGTTGATGCTCAGAGAAGGCAGAAACTATGAAGGCTGCAAAGGTGCCTGAGTTTATATCACCTGAGAATCAGGAGCAGCACAGCTTGAGTTCCCAGATCACACTAGGTGGGCTGTAGATGGGACAGGAGCAGAGGGAGTGCCAGCAAATCCTCTTTAGCCCCAATGCTGGAAGGACCACTGGGAGGCTGGCCCTTCTCCTTCCTGGAGACTCTTTGGGGCATGGGCAGCAGAGATGCCCCTTGGACTCTGTGGATTCAGCCCTGTTCAGCAGGGTGCTGGGAGAATGCTGAGAGAATTGCCAGAGCACAAGGTTGGATTCCACATGGGAAAATACTGGCTAAGGCAGAGTAGATTAAGCTAATGCCAGCAGCAGCTGAATGACCTTTCAGGCTTGCTAAGTGCTTTAgagaaattatctcatttgagcctcacagcaACCCAGTGAAGGAGATGCTTTGCTCTTGTGCCCACTGCACAGGAACCTGAGGGTCAGAGATGTTAAGTCCATTGACACAGAGCTGACAGGCTCTGAGTCCAGCTTCTCCAGACTGCAAGTCTACTCCTACATCCAAGCGGCCACATGGCCACAAGTCCCATGTTAGGGGATGGCATGTCTTGTCACTTTTCCTTGTCCTTTGATGGCCCAGAATGTGCAGATTCTATTTCAAGAGACAGGCAAAAAGTCTCCTTGCACTTTCCCCCATCATCTAACATGAGCTCTGTCTTAGAAGGTTAGGGTTCACACACAGAAGTCTGTCTTGGACCGGGCTGTGGGATGTCCCCAGCAGTAAAGCTCCACTTTGGACCAAAAGTCCTGGGCAAACAGCTACAAACCAGGCAGGAAGAATCCCTGGTCACCTGGGCAGTAGGGAGGATGACCGTCGGCATTCTTGGCCTCATTTCCTCACTCCCAGAAAGATTTCAAAAGGTCTTCACAGGTCAACCATTTCTGTAAGGTTTGGATTCAACTGgggctctgggcctggagtctggcTGCACAGGCCCAGAGCCCTCCCccagagggaagaggggtggccAGAGTCTCAGTTATTATGAGATCAGTCACTAAGGGGATGTTTCTGGATTCCTCCCATGAGGTTCTGGTTCTCTACTGGAAAAGGTATGAGGGGCAGCCAAgaatcacagtggatagagcacaaggtctggaatcaggaggacatgggttcaaatctggcttcagacacttcctagctttgtgaccctagtgAGTCTCTCAAcccctagcccttatcactcttctcccATAGGACAGATATTTCATAATGATAGTCatattaatacttagtatcagttctaaagcagaaggtaagtgtttaaaaaaaaaagaaaagtctgacTTCCACCAATTGTTATTATGTATTTGGGGGAATGTTTGTGTAAGGACCTAAGATTCCTTTGGAGTAATAATATTCTAGGAATAAAAATCCTCCCCTACCAATGTAGACCTAAAATTGTTCTGTTTTATAGCCTTGGGGAGATGCATGGGTCATTGGCAGGGTAAGGGACTTccctagggtcccacagccagtTGGAGTCAAAGATAGTATTTAATCTGTGTCTTCCTAACTCTCAAACCAACTCTCTATCTACTCTACCATGGTGCCAATGATTAAGGACAGTACCGTGCCAGAAACAAACCAAAGAGCTTCTTGGTGCTGACACATTCTGAGACAAAGTAGCGGTCAGAAAATAGGAATTGGAGCAGTGGTCAGAAACTTCAGGGTGGGATCGAGGGATGTATCAAATCAAAGTCATTCAGGCAACATTGAGAAGAGACTAAAACCAgacactaaaaaaacaaaactaaaaaaaaaattctctctcaaAGGATTTGCCCCAGACAGTGTCCCATATTACACATGCTTCCTACCTACTCATGGCCACGGTCACTGTGGCCTTCTACCAGCATATGAAAAGGTTTATGATTGTGATCACTGCCAGGTAGAAATTTCAAGGGTGGGACATTCGAGATTGGCActaaagatcaagaatgaaatgaTGGGAGAGCTACTCAAGGCAGCCAAGTGATAAaatggttagagtgctgggccaggagtcagaagGACTTTTGTTTAAATCCTAGaaattgtctgcctcagttttagcATTTGTAAGAATGGATATTATTTATGATGTGTTTTGTAACTGTTAATGTACtatataaaagttattattattattatcatcatcattattatctgcCATTGCCAGTTCTGTGTTCCTGAAAAAAGAATTCTACAAATACAGAGCATCCTCTCTTCTGCTATTATTAATTTCTCACTCACCCAGGCAGCCCCAATTGGGAATTATGTAAATTCTTCATTTTGCCTTTTGTCTAAATGGCTCCTCTACATTTATAGGTGACCATGCCATCAGCTGAGTCCATGCAGGCACCCGTATGTCTGGTAGAAAACAGCAATGGAGAGCTGATAGTAAACCAGGAAGCCCGACAGATTCTTACTTCCATCACCAAGCCCGTGGTGGTGGTAGCTATTGTTGGCCTATATCGTACTGGAAAATCCTACCTGATGAACAGACTAGCAGGAAAGAACAAAGGTGAGTGGAGTCTCTAGCCCCTGGGAGTCTGCTTTTGGAGGATTTTGTGCCACAAGTTACAGTTCCAACATGGCATGTCCAAGACCTAATGAAGGTTTAAAAGTTGGCTCTTGGTTTACTGTTGCCTTCCAGtcgataagtatttattaagtgattactgtGTACTAGAATGGCAGCTATGTGTTCAGTAGAtggagtactgggcttggaatcaagaagactcatcttcatgagttcaagtctggcctcagatatttaatatcCGTGTCATCCTATGTatatcatttaaccctgtttgactcagctCTGTACCAGTtaaaaaaatgagctgaaaaaagaaatgacaaaccactccaatatctttgcaaagaaaacaccaaaatgaggtcacaaggAATAAAACATGAGTCTAGCAATTGAACTACAATAATTATGTTACAAACTAAGTGCAGAAGATACAGAGAGAGGAAAATtcaatcccttctctcaaggaactcacagtctaatgagggacaCAATGTTCAAAGAAAACTATACAAAGGAGATAAATATGACAGGAAAGGCATTAGCATTCAAGTGATCAAGAAAagtttctcatttcattctaccTGGAAACTGAACAAAGCCAGAGAAGTCAAAAGGCTGAGATGAAGAAGGGAAATATTCCAGACAAGAGAGATAGATTTGGGGAATAGAGGGTCTCCCAAAGACTTAGAACTTACACTGCAATATCTCTGAATTAAATTACCATAGAATGAATATTTGCATGGCAGAGACTCAAATGGTCTGGCATTAAaagtctatgatttttttttaaatcaaaaagtGTCCCTGGTTTCCATCTCTGGACACTTTTCTCTTAGTGGCTGTCTATCTTGCCTACTGTTATCCCTACTTTTGCTCAGGATTATTGCCTCCACTTTACATTATGTTAATCTAAGAATCTGATTGTCAGTTACTCTCATGATGAATCAGACCATCCAAATTACAAGAAACACTTTCATCCTATTGATTGTTCTCATAAGATCATCAGcttagaactgggagggaccaTAGAGGACCTCTAATTCAACTGTCCtttttttacagttaaggaaactcaGAGATATGTGGTGATCTGTCCAATACCATACAGGCAGTAAACAATACCagaaagatttgaatctaggtcctgtTGCTTTAGAGTCAAAGCTTTCTGTACTATTCTGCACTATTTCTGCACATGGTAGATTAAATGCTAAAAGATACTTGGAACTGATTTAATTTGATGCTCCATACAAAGTGAGCCCTGAACAATATCAACAAGTTTACCATCAGAATTTTCCCACCTTTCCTTTCGTCACCTTAATGAATGAGTTTATTAAGCACTACATAaaaagtactgtgctaagcactaatgATACCACTATAAAATCAAGATGGcatctactctcaaggagcttgtattctaatgAGGAAACAACACACAGAAGGATTCAGGTACAAATCACAAGGAAAAATTCATTGGCACCAATGATTTGGCAGAAAATCAGAGTAATgcatctttattatttttccattaattaaAACTACCTTTGAAGAATTATTGGTCAGTACCAAGGATTTGAATGATGCAAATGTTTCTTTATGGGTCTTAAATTTCTGTAGTTATTGAAGAAATGGGGGTTTCAGCATCTGTAGAATTAGTAGCCAGATGTGAAGGGTTGTTCTCCTGAATCTTGGCTGACTGAGGTGGGCTGGATGCAGCACTAGTGGCCAGGGTGAGGGGGA
It includes:
- the LOC130456889 gene encoding guanylate-binding protein 3-like, yielding MPSAESMQAPVCLVENSNGELIVNQEARQILTSITKPVVVVAIVGLYRTGKSYLMNRLAGKNKGFSLGSTVQSHTKGIWMWCVPHPRRSDHTLVLLDTEGLGDVEKVNQNREILLP